A stretch of Labrus bergylta chromosome 19, fLabBer1.1, whole genome shotgun sequence DNA encodes these proteins:
- the ctps1a gene encoding CTP synthase 1: protein MMKYILVTGGVISGIGKGIIASSVGTILKSCGLHVTAIKIDPYINIDAGTFSPYEHGEVFVLDDGGEVDLDLGNYERFLDIRLTKDNNLTTGKIYQSVINKERRGDYLGKTVQVVPHITDAIQEWVVKQAKVPVDDDDIEPQVCVIELGGTVGDIESMPFIEAFRQFQFKVKRENFCNIHVSLIPQPSATGEQKTKPTQNSVRELRGLGLSPDLIMCRCSTALENSVKEKISMFCHVEPEQVICVHDVSSIYRVPLLLENQGVVGYLSRRLNMPIETRPRRMLTKWKEMSDRSDRLLEHCSIALVGKYTKFSDSYASVIKALEHSALAISHKLEVKYIDSANLEPSTLQEEPVKYHEAWQKLCSADGILVPGGFGVRGTEGKIHAIKWARKQKKPFLGVCLGMQLAVCEFARNVLGWEDANSTEFHPESKHPVVIDMPEHNPGQMGGTMRLGKRRTIFKTTNSVIRRLYGDAEYVDERHRHRFEVNPELTSHFEEKGFHFVGQDVEGERMEVIELDDHPYFVGVQYHPEFTSRPIKPSPPYFGLLLAAAGKLQSYLQKGCRLSPRDTYSDQSGTSTPDSEISELKLPSISSE, encoded by the exons ATGATGAAGTACATCCTGGTAACCGGAGGAGTCATCTCAGGTATTGGCAAAGGGATCATAGCGAGCAGCGTGGGCACGATTCTGAAATCATGTGGCCTGCACGTAACCGCCATCAAGATCGACCCGTACATCAACATAGACGCAGGCACATTTTCACCCTACGAACATG GGGAAGTGTTTGTGCTGGATGATGGAGGGGAGGTGGATTTGGATCTGGGGAACTATGAACGCTTCCTGGACATCCGGCTGACCAAAGACAACAACCTGACCACGGGAAAGATCTACCAATCAGTCAtaaacaaagagaggagaggggactACCTGGGGAAGACCGTTCAAG TTGTGCCACACATCACCGACGCCATTCAGGAGTGGGTTGTGAAACAGGCTAAAGTACCCGTCGATGACGACGATATCGAACCTCAAGTTTGTGTAATAGAG TTAGGAGGCACTGTGGGAGACATCGAGAGTATGCCCTTCATCGAGGCCTTCAGGCAGTTCCAGTTTAaagtgaagagagagaactTCTGTAACATTCACGTCAGTTTAATACCACAG CCCAGTGCAACAGGAGAGCAGAAGACCAAACCAACCCAGAACAGCGTCAGAGAGCTGAGAGGACTGGGTCTGTCCCCTGATCTG ATCATGTGTCGCTGCTCCACGGCTCTGGAGAACTCTGTGAAAGAAAAGATCTCAATGTTCTGCCATGTAGAACCTGAACAG GTCATCTGTGTGCACGACGTCTCCTCCATCTACAGAGTCCCGTTACTGCTGGAGAATCAGGGTGTGGTGGGATACCTGAGCAGGAGACTCAACATGCCCATAGAGACCCGGCCCCGGAGAATGCTGACCAAGTGGAAGGAGATGTCCGACAG GTCGGACCGGCTGCTGGAGCACTGCTCTATAGCGCTGGTGGGGAAGTACACAAAGTTTTCAGACTCCTACGCTTCAGTCATCAAAGCTCTGGAGCACTCCGCCCTCGCCATCAGCCATAAATTAGAGGTCAAG TATATAGACTCTGCGAATTTGGAGCCCAGCACTCTGCAGGAGGAACCAGTCAAATATCATGAAGCGTGGCAGAAGCTCTGCAGTGCTGA TGGCATCCTGGTTCCTGGAGGTTTTGGTGTCAGAGGAACTGAAGGAAAGATTCATGCCATCAAGTGGGCCAGAAAACAGAAGAAGCCTTTTCTAG gtgtgtgtctggGAATGCAGCTGGCTGTGTGTGAATTTGCCAGGAACGTGCTCGGCTGGGAAG aTGCCAACTCAACTGAATTCCACCCAGAATCAAAACACCCTGTG GTCATCGATATGCCAGAACACAACCCGGGACAGATGGGCGGGACTATGAGGCTCGGAAAGAGACGGACCATTTTCAAGACAACAAACAGCGTAATAC GCAGACTTTATGGAGATGCAGAGTATGTGGATGAAAGGCACAGACATCGCTTTGAG GTCAATCCTGAGCTCACGAGTCACTTTGAGGAGAAGGGCTTCCATTTCGTAGGTCAAGACGTTGAAGGGGAGAGAATGGAGGTCATAGAGCTGGATG ATCATCCTTACTTTGTCGGAGTGCAGTACCATCCTGAGTTCACCTCTCGACCCATCAAGCCATCACCCCCCTATTTCGGTTTGCTGCTCGCTGCTGCCGGAAAGTTACAGAGCTACTTACAGAAGGGCTGCCGTCTTTCTCCAAG ggATACCTACAGCGATCAGAGCGGCACCAGCACCCCGGACTCTGAGATATCAGAGCTGAAATTACCTTCAATCTCCAGCGAATGA